In Formosa haliotis, the sequence GAAGCCATTGACGATGTTAGAAATGGTAAAGTAATTATTGTTGTAGATGATGAGGATCGCGAAAATGAAGGTGACTTTGTTGCCGCAGCTTCAAAAGCTACGCCAGAAATGGTAAATTTTATGGCAACTCATGGTCGCGGATTAATTTGCGCCCCACTAACAGAAAGTCGTTGTAAAGCATTAGATTTACATATGATGGTTAGTAATAATACAGACCACATGGAAACCGCTTTTACCGTGTCTGTAGATTTACGCGGAAAAGGTGTAACCACCGGAATTTCGGCTGCAGATAGAGCACTCACTGTACAGGCCCTTATAGATCCGAAAACTAAATCGTTTGACTTGGCAAGACCTGGTCATATTTTTCCTCTTGTAGCAAAAGACGGTGGTGTATTAAGACGTACCGGCCATACCGAAGCGGCAATAGATTTTGCTAGATTAGCAGGTTTAGACCCGGCAGGAATGATTGTTGAAATCATGAACGAAGATGGTACAATGGCGCGTTTACCTCAACTTATAGAAGTTGCTAAAAAATTCGATTTAAAAATCGTTTCTATTGAAGATTTAGTAGCTTATAGAATGCAACACGATTCTTTAATAGAGAAAAAAGAAGATTTCGATATCGAAACGCGATTTGGAAAATTTAGATTGCGCGCTTATAAACAAACCACAAATAACCAAGTGCATATTGCACTTACCAAAGGGCAATGGAAAGCAGATGCTCCCGTATTAACGCGTATTAACTCGACTCTAGTAAACAACGATATTCTAGGTACGCTTACCAATAATGCCGACGCTAAATTAGACAGCATGTTTAAAGTAGTTAACGAAGCTGAAAATGGTGCCATTATTTTTATAAACCAAGAACCTAAAGCCATGAACATTTTAAAACGTTTATCGGTTTTAAAACAGGAACAAAAACCTAATACAGTAACCAAAGCACCTAGTGTAGCTATGGATAACAAAGACTTCGGAATTGGAGCTCAAATATTACACGATTTAGGGATTCATAAACTGCGATTAATATCGAATAGTGAACACACTAAACGTGTAGGAATGATTGGTTACGGATTAGAAATTATTGATTACGTTAATTACTAAGCCAAAATTTCACTATAAAACATAGAGAAGGCTGTTTAAAAAGTTGAGTTTTCATCTACCTGAAATAAATTCAGAATGACGGTGCTTTATACTTTTAAATAGCCTTTTTATTTTAGCTGATTCTAGAATTTTTAATCTTTATAACTATTCAAGATTTGGCGCAGTACCAGGACCAACTTTGGCGTCTTTAAACCACACCTCTGTATAACAGCCATTATTATATTGTTTTTGAATATCGCCATCATAAGTTTCAGATCCTGTATACCAAACAATATTATCTTCAGGGCTTTTTCCATTCGTTTGATTATAGGCTCCTTGCTTAAAATATTGTATTTCGCCAGCATAAGCATTTTCACGCTCTACCCCATCACGACCTATCGCGGCATACAAGGTCCAGATTTGTTCTGGAATATCTGAGGTTTTAGCAAAATCCGATTGCAATAAATTTTTAGTAAACGTTTTTGTGTCGTGTCCTTTGCTTTTAAACGTAAGGTACATGGTTCCTTTATAAACATTTATTTCGTAACTAAATTCTTCTCCCAAGGCAATTCCATCCTTAGGTTCTTCCGGATAAGATGATGGACTATCTCCTACTACAGACATATCGTATCCCCAAATAGCCGTAGAGTAATCCCAGCGTTTAGCATTATCTCCTTCAGTATTTATTTCGTAATTCCAAAACACAGATCCTTTTGTATGACCTGGAAATTTTTTATAAAATATTTTAATCGGCTCGTTTTCATGCCCTTCATGACTATGAATTTGACCAACCACCACAGAATATGAAGCTGCAACTCTAGCATCGCCCGAGGTAGAAACATGTTGTACCTTTAAAGTCCCGTTTAACTTGCCTCCCACTTCTGGAATCCAATGTTTTTTCTGACCTAATTCGGTTCTTGTATTACTCGAGGTTCTAGAAGTTACCCCAGAATTTGGCGTTTTATAAACGACCCAGTCTGTATCCCCATCGTTAGTAACATAAAAGAAATCTTTGTTTTCATAATGCTCTAAGTCTTCTAGATGCGTACCATCGCCTAAAAGAATTTTCCACTGATCCATAAATGGAATAACATCACTCGGATATTTTGTTTCTGCGACGCTCTTTTCTACCGGTTTATTTTTAGATTCCTTACAAGATACTAGGCCTATAG encodes:
- the ribB gene encoding 3,4-dihydroxy-2-butanone-4-phosphate synthase, with amino-acid sequence MMTDTKEKTPLSFKLHSIKEAIDDVRNGKVIIVVDDEDRENEGDFVAAASKATPEMVNFMATHGRGLICAPLTESRCKALDLHMMVSNNTDHMETAFTVSVDLRGKGVTTGISAADRALTVQALIDPKTKSFDLARPGHIFPLVAKDGGVLRRTGHTEAAIDFARLAGLDPAGMIVEIMNEDGTMARLPQLIEVAKKFDLKIVSIEDLVAYRMQHDSLIEKKEDFDIETRFGKFRLRAYKQTTNNQVHIALTKGQWKADAPVLTRINSTLVNNDILGTLTNNADAKLDSMFKVVNEAENGAIIFINQEPKAMNILKRLSVLKQEQKPNTVTKAPSVAMDNKDFGIGAQILHDLGIHKLRLISNSEHTKRVGMIGYGLEIIDYVNY
- a CDS encoding polysaccharide lyase family 7 protein, giving the protein MNIKFSKSLLRLSVVALGMSIGLVSCKESKNKPVEKSVAETKYPSDVIPFMDQWKILLGDGTHLEDLEHYENKDFFYVTNDGDTDWVVYKTPNSGVTSRTSSNTRTELGQKKHWIPEVGGKLNGTLKVQHVSTSGDARVAASYSVVVGQIHSHEGHENEPIKIFYKKFPGHTKGSVFWNYEINTEGDNAKRWDYSTAIWGYDMSVVGDSPSSYPEEPKDGIALGEEFSYEINVYKGTMYLTFKSKGHDTKTFTKNLLQSDFAKTSDIPEQIWTLYAAIGRDGVERENAYAGEIQYFKQGAYNQTNGKSPEDNIVWYTGSETYDGDIQKQYNNGCYTEVWFKDAKVGPGTAPNLE